The window TTATTAACTTGTAGCCGTCTAATTTTATGCAATGTTTATATGAAACTTTCCTTTTCAATCTTGGATGCATAAATGTCTCATTGATTCTTGTTTCAAACGCATCTATGAAAATCTTTTTTCCCTCTTCATTTAACAGTGCATAATTAAGACTTTTATCAAAATGCTTTGTAACTTGAAGCTGTTTTCTCCCGACTAAATCAAAAATAGTTTTAAAAACAACAATAGGCTTAAAAGCCTCGCTCAAATCCAAACTCAAGCTAAAACGCCCCTCTCTTGGAGAGTGTAAAAAACTAATAGATTGATTTAGATGTGTATTATAAATTTGTGAGATTGTTTTAGTGTACAAAAGAGTATTTCCAAAACTCACAAGCGCGTTTATGGGGTTATCAGGCGGTCTTTTCACTCGCTTGTTCATAACAAAATCTTCGGGTAAAAAGTGCTTAAAACTATCGTAAAATCTGCTCCATACCTGCCCTTCTATGAACATAATCTGCTCTATAGAAATATCTTTTTGCAAAAATTTAGGTACATCACTTTTTAGCCAATCAAGATAGGGTTTGAGCTCTTTTTTATCGTGTCTATAGTAATGATACACCGTTTCGTAAATATTTTTTGAAATCGCTAAAACTATATTTTTAGCCACTTCGTGACGACTCTGCATATAGGCATATGCTTGTTTTATGGTTAAATCACCGCTGATTAGTGCATCTTTTGGATAAAAAGTTCCGCTGTAATTTCCATGATAGTTAAAAAGATGCAAGGTTATTCCTGCACGAGATATAAAATCTAAAAACTTTGTATTGAAACTAACCTCATTTAAACAGTACAGCTCCCTAGTATCTTCAATAGGGATATAAAAATTTCCTTTTTCATTGCTAAAAGCTATGGAGTTGTCTTTTCGTTTGAGTTCTCCCATAGAAAAAATATATCTCGTGTGATTTTTTGCCATTTTTTCATCTCCTATATAAAACAGTATTCATAGTAAGCACACTTTTTACACTTATTTTCAAGCTTTGGCAAAGGCGGTATCGGCGAATCTATAAGCTTTTGTATATTTTCAAGCACAGCCAAAAGCTCTTTTTCATTTTCATCATTGAGTTCGATAATCTCTGTTTTTGTATTGTGATTTTTTTCATGATACTCCACCTTACCAAGTCGTTCTACACCTTTTTGACGCAGCTTGTGAAGATATAAAAGCACTTGCCATTTCACAGCCTCAGGGTCACTGTCTGATTTTTTAAATTCAATCAAATAATCTTTGGTAATTCGGTCGATTTTGATATTGTCAATTTTTATTTCTGTTTGTTTTGATTTTTCCTCTTTTATTTCGTGCAAAACTTTGCCTATTCGTACATCTTCACTATTCTCTTCAAGGTTTAGGCGGTTAGCGTGAAGCCAACATTGAGTTTGACAGTGAAAATAGTAGTTGATGAGAGTGCCGGTAATCATTTATCTTCCAATAAACCTTTGGCATTTTGCTTTGTAACCACTTTTTTACCCGTCTTTTCCTCGATAGCTTTTCTTGTGTCTCCCGCTATTGTACCGCCTTGTTTAGCTACTTTTTTATTCTCATCAAGCCCTTTGGGCTTTTTCTCTTTTGAGATTTCTGCGGTGGTAGCTTCAGCTAGCATGTTGAGAACAAGTTCTAAATTGGTCATATTGTCTCGTAGGTTTTCTTTTTTAAGATTTTTTAACTTTTTGTACTCTTGCGTGGTGTGACCACTCCACGCTTTTGAGATTATATCGGTCAAAAGAGAAAACTCTTTGCCCTCCTCCACACCTCTGGCTTTCCACTCATCGGTCAGCTCTTTTCGCACCTCGATACTTTTAAGCCTTTGATTAATCCATTTTTCCGAATACCCTAAGTTGAGATAATCCTGCATCGCCTGATCAATTGATTTTTCAGGGTCTTGCATCGATTCTATTCGCTCGTATCCAACTTTGGCAAGCCACTGTTTAAAGGGTTCTGCCTGAGGAGACGGTATAGATTGAATCAAGCGTAAAAGTTGCTCGGTCGTTGCTACATCAGTAGCTCTCATTTTTCCGTCACTTGCCCTCATTTTCAACTGGCTACAATTTGTAGCCAGTTGACTTCCTTCCCCTTTTAGTCGTGTTTTTAATACACTCCAGTATTTTCTAGGATTTAAACTTTGGGTTAAAACCTCTATTGCATCTATAACACTAAAATACCAAAGCTCATTCTCTTCATCCCAGTGACTTCGTATTTTTTTTGACTCAAAAAGTTGTATTTTTTCCATGTGGTTCCTTTATAAAATCATTGATACAAAGTCACCTTTTAAGACACTTGTGTTCAAACCGTCTTTGTAGCTATAGAGCTTTTTGCCATCACATTCCGAATACCATTTTTCCAAATATAAATATCCATACTTCTCATCACCATAATCTTTCAAATATTTAATACCGCTACCATGATAATCAGCTAATGAAAAAGTATATTTTGATATTTTTGCACTCAGCTTTTTAATATCAATTTTTTTATCAATTAAATCTTTTTCTTGATTTGTAATAGCTTTTTTATAAGCATTCCAATAGAGTTTTGCCATTATATTATGAGGGACAAAAACGGAAACCGATTGCATGTCTATAAGCTTGATATGAGATTCACTAAATCGTAAATTTTTCAAATGATTGATATAAGTATTTAGATTTTCCATGTATGTTTTTTCATTATTGTCAATAATTCTGTCTAAAATCTGGCTATAAAATTTATCAAAATCTTTAGTTTCTAATATATTTTTATCTTGTCCATATTCTTGATATATCGCCGAAATACCTTTTCGTTTATCAGTTTTATAAACAAAATTTTCATTACCCTTGCCAATGCTAAATAAAAAGAGTTTATTGCCCACATTTAAGCTATTTCTGTTTATTCGTCCAGCTAACTGTTCGTCACTATCAACTAGCGATTTTTCTTTAAACCCTATATCCATATCAATATCTACACCTGCTTCAACTACTTGTGTTGTAACTAACAAAATATTTTTATCATGTACATTTTTAATAAAATCAATTATCTCTTTTCGTCTAGGTTCTAATATCGTACCGCTTAGTATAAAGATTTCATCAAAAATCACATTTTTTTCTTTAGAAAACTTATAAAACTCATCAGCCCCTTTTTTAGTGATAAATTCTATGATTGTTTTTACTTTTTTTAACTTGGTAGTCTCCAAATTTTGATATGTAATACTTTCATCTTCTAGTTTTTGATAAATCTCTTCAGGTTTATCTATATTTATGACATTTGTGTT is drawn from Sulfurimonas sp. and contains these coding sequences:
- the cas1b gene encoding type I-B CRISPR-associated endonuclease Cas1b — encoded protein: MAKNHTRYIFSMGELKRKDNSIAFSNEKGNFYIPIEDTRELYCLNEVSFNTKFLDFISRAGITLHLFNYHGNYSGTFYPKDALISGDLTIKQAYAYMQSRHEVAKNIVLAISKNIYETVYHYYRHDKKELKPYLDWLKSDVPKFLQKDISIEQIMFIEGQVWSRFYDSFKHFLPEDFVMNKRVKRPPDNPINALVSFGNTLLYTKTISQIYNTHLNQSISFLHSPREGRFSLSLDLSEAFKPIVVFKTIFDLVGRKQLQVTKHFDKSLNYALLNEEGKKIFIDAFETRINETFMHPRLKRKVSYKHCIKLDGYKLIKHILEDREFTPFSLKEKM
- a CDS encoding CRISPR-associated protein Cas4, with amino-acid sequence MITGTLINYYFHCQTQCWLHANRLNLEENSEDVRIGKVLHEIKEEKSKQTEIKIDNIKIDRITKDYLIEFKKSDSDPEAVKWQVLLYLHKLRQKGVERLGKVEYHEKNHNTKTEIIELNDENEKELLAVLENIQKLIDSPIPPLPKLENKCKKCAYYEYCFI
- a CDS encoding Bro-N domain-containing protein, whose translation is MEKIQLFESKKIRSHWDEENELWYFSVIDAIEVLTQSLNPRKYWSVLKTRLKGEGSQLATNCSQLKMRASDGKMRATDVATTEQLLRLIQSIPSPQAEPFKQWLAKVGYERIESMQDPEKSIDQAMQDYLNLGYSEKWINQRLKSIEVRKELTDEWKARGVEEGKEFSLLTDIISKAWSGHTTQEYKKLKNLKKENLRDNMTNLELVLNMLAEATTAEISKEKKPKGLDENKKVAKQGGTIAGDTRKAIEEKTGKKVVTKQNAKGLLEDK